Proteins encoded together in one Peribacillus asahii window:
- a CDS encoding solute symporter family protein encodes MNLVTIGFFVGIVGLTLLVTYIAAKRTSSANDFYTAGGGLTGWQNGLAIAGDYLSAAAFLGVSGAIALNGFDGFFFSVGYVVANLVLLYIVAEPMRNLGKYTLADMLTARFNEKRIRGIAATSTITIVILYMIAQLVGAGALIQMLFGIPYWTAVLIVGVMMTVYVLFGGMTATSWVQIIKACLLLFGTALISFLVFWKFDFSIMKMFDTAATVTEQGENFLIPGIKYTSTIDSVSMMIALVLGTAGLPHILMRFFTVKDAKTARTSITWTTWITAIFFSLTIFLGFGAAAFVGQGNILAANPGGNLAAPLLAEFLGGNVLLSFISAVAFATILAVVSGLVLTGASAISHDIYGEIMKDGKLTPKQQLIAARTGSISIAVLSILLALGAQTLNVSFLVSFAFCIGASANLPVILYTIYWKKFNSNGAIIAMATGLISCLILGALGPNVWNPEAGKAIFVGTPLVALSNPAIISVPLGFLAGWLGTILTQNKANEAKNAKIYNEIRVKANTGISVSDVSH; translated from the coding sequence ATGAATTTAGTAACTATTGGCTTTTTCGTTGGAATCGTTGGTTTAACATTACTTGTTACTTATATCGCAGCTAAGCGTACGTCTTCTGCGAATGACTTTTATACAGCAGGCGGCGGCTTGACAGGCTGGCAAAATGGTTTAGCTATCGCCGGTGACTACTTATCAGCAGCAGCATTCCTTGGGGTATCCGGTGCAATTGCCCTAAATGGTTTTGACGGTTTCTTCTTCTCGGTAGGTTATGTTGTAGCCAACCTTGTTCTTTTATACATCGTTGCAGAACCAATGCGTAACCTTGGTAAATATACACTTGCAGATATGTTAACAGCTCGTTTTAACGAAAAACGTATTCGCGGTATAGCTGCAACATCGACAATCACAATTGTCATTCTATATATGATTGCCCAGCTTGTAGGAGCTGGTGCATTGATTCAAATGCTATTCGGTATCCCATATTGGACAGCTGTTCTAATCGTTGGTGTCATGATGACAGTATACGTATTATTCGGTGGTATGACGGCTACTTCATGGGTTCAGATTATTAAAGCATGTCTACTTTTATTCGGTACAGCTCTTATCTCATTCCTTGTTTTTTGGAAATTCGATTTCAGTATTATGAAAATGTTTGATACAGCTGCAACTGTTACGGAACAAGGTGAAAACTTCTTGATTCCTGGTATCAAATATACAAGCACAATTGACTCAGTATCTATGATGATTGCACTTGTACTTGGTACAGCTGGTCTTCCACACATTTTAATGCGTTTCTTTACAGTTAAAGATGCAAAAACAGCTCGTACATCTATCACATGGACAACTTGGATTACAGCTATTTTCTTCTCATTAACAATTTTCCTTGGATTCGGTGCCGCTGCATTCGTGGGACAGGGGAACATCTTGGCTGCCAATCCGGGTGGAAACTTGGCTGCGCCGCTTCTTGCTGAATTCCTTGGTGGCAACGTACTGCTGTCATTCATTTCAGCAGTTGCTTTTGCAACAATTCTTGCAGTAGTATCCGGCCTTGTATTAACAGGAGCTTCCGCAATTTCGCATGATATTTACGGCGAAATCATGAAAGATGGTAAATTGACTCCTAAGCAACAACTTATAGCAGCACGTACAGGATCTATCTCAATTGCGGTTCTTTCTATTTTGCTTGCTCTTGGCGCGCAGACATTGAACGTATCATTCCTTGTATCATTCGCTTTCTGTATTGGAGCATCAGCGAATTTACCAGTTATTCTTTACACAATTTATTGGAAAAAGTTCAACTCCAATGGCGCTATCATCGCGATGGCAACTGGCTTGATTTCTTGTCTTATTCTTGGCGCACTGGGCCCGAATGTTTGGAACCCAGAAGCTGGTAAAGCAATCTTCGTCGGCACGCCACTTGTTGCTTTATCTAACCCGGCCATCATCAGTGTTCCTCTTGGATTCCTTGCAGGATGGCTTGGCACAATCTTGACACAAAACAAAGCAAACGAAGCAAAAAATGCAAAAATCTACAACGAAATCCGCGTCAAAGCGAACACAGGAATTTCTGTTTCTGACGTATCACATTGA
- a CDS encoding TRAP transporter substrate-binding protein — translation MNIRKKGKFLSLVAILSIFSILLAACSSSSSSKEKASGDGTYTFKVAHVVQENHVWNKTAEKFGEELEKLSDGRMKLDIYPASQLGQEKDMVQQLETGSIDFGFLTNAYMSTRQDSLNSWFMPFEFNNLEEAIKLRDSEPTKEMLKELESQGLVGLDFAFAGNRHILMKDGFINSPADLKGKKVRIIGSPSIQKFWDETGAGPTAMPLSEVYTSLQTGVIDGIDIDLDALVTEKYYENAEYLTLTNHTTFPTVIVMGKSSYDKLSAEDQKIVKTALNTAVEWGLKEAIKREKTNLEELKKNGVKVQVLKDSSSFDAITKKVTDEYSEKSPVIKSFLETAK, via the coding sequence ATGAACATTAGAAAAAAAGGTAAATTTCTATCTCTGGTTGCTATTCTATCAATCTTTTCTATTCTTTTAGCGGCTTGTAGTAGCAGTAGTTCTAGTAAAGAGAAAGCATCCGGTGATGGAACTTACACCTTTAAAGTTGCACACGTCGTACAAGAAAATCACGTTTGGAATAAAACAGCTGAGAAATTCGGGGAAGAACTTGAAAAACTTTCTGATGGAAGAATGAAATTGGATATTTATCCTGCGTCACAATTAGGGCAAGAAAAAGACATGGTACAACAACTTGAAACAGGATCTATTGATTTTGGATTTCTTACAAACGCTTACATGAGTACTCGTCAAGATTCTTTAAACTCTTGGTTTATGCCTTTTGAATTTAATAATCTTGAAGAAGCCATTAAATTGAGAGACTCAGAGCCAACTAAAGAAATGTTAAAAGAACTAGAATCACAAGGACTAGTAGGTCTTGACTTTGCCTTTGCTGGGAACCGCCATATCCTTATGAAAGATGGATTTATCAATTCACCTGCTGATTTAAAAGGTAAAAAAGTACGTATCATTGGTAGCCCTTCTATTCAAAAGTTTTGGGATGAGACTGGAGCAGGTCCAACTGCTATGCCGCTTTCTGAAGTATACACTTCTCTTCAAACTGGAGTAATTGATGGGATTGATATTGATCTTGATGCTTTAGTTACGGAAAAGTATTACGAAAATGCAGAATATTTAACATTAACAAACCATACAACTTTCCCAACTGTAATTGTGATGGGGAAATCCTCTTATGATAAGCTTTCTGCTGAAGACCAAAAAATTGTAAAAACAGCGTTGAACACAGCTGTGGAATGGGGATTAAAAGAAGCTATCAAACGTGAGAAGACTAATCTTGAAGAATTGAAGAAAAATGGTGTGAAAGTTCAAGTATTAAAAGATTCCTCTTCATTTGATGCAATTACTAAAAAGGTAACAGATGAGTATTCTGAAAAATCACCAGTTATTAAATCGTTCCTTGAAACGGCTAAATAA
- a CDS encoding TRAP transporter small permease — MKVIHKLSNWIYSLEKIIAIILCTIILFALAAGVLYRYVLNAPLTWSDETAIFSLVWLTFIGGSMSIKHQDAPAITLLMDKMKGITKKVLETIGLLTVLAFTVYIFYLACIWLSSPNILVQKSSSMQMPMIIAYLSVPVSFFFMMIHSIDVLINNFTSNEEEVN; from the coding sequence ATGAAAGTCATACACAAATTAAGCAATTGGATTTACAGTCTTGAAAAGATTATCGCCATTATTCTTTGCACAATTATCCTTTTCGCTCTTGCAGCTGGGGTATTGTATCGTTACGTATTAAATGCACCTTTAACATGGTCAGATGAAACCGCTATCTTTTCACTTGTTTGGTTGACATTTATCGGTGGCAGTATGAGTATCAAACACCAAGATGCCCCCGCTATTACCCTGTTAATGGATAAAATGAAAGGGATTACAAAAAAGGTCCTAGAAACAATTGGTCTTCTTACTGTACTTGCCTTCACCGTTTATATTTTTTACCTTGCTTGTATTTGGTTATCTTCTCCTAATATTTTGGTTCAGAAATCAAGTTCAATGCAAATGCCCATGATTATCGCCTATTTGAGTGTTCCAGTGAGCTTCTTTTTTATGATGATTCACTCCATAGACGTATTAATCAACAATTTCACGAGTAATGAAGAGGAGGTTAACTAA
- a CDS encoding TRAP transporter large permease, producing the protein MTTALLLFIVLLLLRVPIAFVLGLTTIIYIIASGNLGLMSTAPQRLYSGLESYGLLAIPLFMLAGELMNSGGITKRLIDFAKTFIGHFRGGLAYVNVVANMLLASIIGSATAQIAMMSRIMVPSMEKEGYSKEFSAATTASAGLLGPIIPPSMLFIIYGVGSGASIGSMFMAGVLPGILLALAFIILIAYTGMKQKWPTQKRATVSLMGTSFIKVIPALLVPIIIIAGILSGAFTPTESAAIACVVALIVGFFFYKELDFKKIPSVMINTAISTATITMLIAMANLFGWMLSFEQVPQTLANWMTSLTENPLVFLLIINIFLLFVGMFMDGIAALIILVPIFTPIIATYGIDPIHFGVIICINLAIGVLTPPVGAGLYIASSLGKVKLEALIKAIWPFLIASLAALAVITYWPDMVLWLPSILK; encoded by the coding sequence ATGACAACGGCATTACTATTATTCATTGTCCTCTTGCTTCTACGAGTTCCCATCGCTTTTGTTCTTGGGCTCACAACGATTATTTATATTATTGCTTCAGGCAACCTAGGATTAATGTCAACGGCCCCTCAGAGACTATATTCAGGTCTGGAAAGTTACGGACTGCTAGCTATTCCTCTCTTCATGCTTGCTGGAGAGCTAATGAACTCCGGAGGGATTACAAAAAGACTTATTGATTTCGCTAAAACGTTTATTGGGCATTTCCGCGGCGGACTAGCTTATGTTAACGTCGTAGCCAATATGCTACTAGCTTCCATTATCGGTTCAGCAACGGCACAAATTGCCATGATGAGCCGAATCATGGTTCCTTCGATGGAGAAGGAAGGATATTCAAAAGAATTTAGTGCAGCTACCACTGCTTCAGCGGGACTGCTCGGTCCTATCATTCCGCCAAGTATGCTATTCATCATTTATGGCGTGGGTTCAGGCGCCTCCATTGGCTCCATGTTTATGGCTGGCGTTCTACCAGGTATTCTTTTGGCTCTGGCCTTTATCATTCTAATCGCCTATACAGGGATGAAACAAAAATGGCCAACCCAAAAACGTGCAACAGTATCACTGATGGGAACTTCTTTTATTAAAGTAATACCAGCTCTACTCGTCCCAATTATCATTATTGCTGGAATTCTAAGTGGAGCTTTCACACCAACAGAATCTGCTGCAATCGCCTGTGTTGTCGCATTGATTGTAGGATTCTTCTTTTATAAAGAATTAGATTTCAAAAAAATTCCATCTGTTATGATTAACACAGCCATTTCTACAGCAACCATTACAATGTTAATTGCCATGGCTAATTTATTCGGTTGGATGCTTTCCTTCGAGCAGGTACCACAAACCCTTGCTAACTGGATGACATCTCTAACTGAAAATCCTTTAGTATTTTTACTAATCATAAATATATTCCTTCTATTTGTAGGAATGTTCATGGATGGAATTGCGGCTTTAATTATTCTTGTACCAATCTTTACACCAATCATCGCTACTTATGGGATTGATCCCATTCATTTTGGTGTAATTATCTGTATTAACTTAGCAATCGGTGTCTTAACTCCTCCAGTTGGAGCTGGTCTCTATATTGCTTCCTCACTAGGAAAGGTAAAACTTGAAGCGTTAATAAAAGCCATTTGGCCATTTTTAATTGCTTCCCTCGCTGCACTAGCAGTCATCACGTACTGGCCGGATATGGTGCTTTGGTTACCATCCATATTAAAATAA
- a CDS encoding helix-turn-helix domain-containing protein, translated as MAYCVKLLVDDQEEKQKIETWLTHPSFKQLVIQDIDTICNDDILIMEINTPFDWVKARRLLKKHKDLLIFPLLNPSILQTSPIAIELQLPSLFIKPITKHLFYRNIKKALSYSSRNKFILEQEDYPIEELLLQNILKEEISAEKIETVSIKGMVPNVVYFIQGLVLSTTREEREGWQASSVIQKEIMKAFSMIGQDVYFLPFRKHLVLALRVPPGISSPCYWEEGEKMIVELIDKLKHEYGIQLYIGAGSIHRELLGLKKSYQEARMARTSPPKYGLSLRYFDEIPTNISVQESIDYITEHYAENLSIQQVASQINFSPTYFCRLFKKETGHSFVSYLTFVRIQKAVWFLRNTNQTIEQIAFEQGFNTPSYFSTIFKKVVGLSPSEYRATKEVIFM; from the coding sequence ATGGCGTATTGTGTAAAATTATTAGTAGATGATCAAGAAGAAAAGCAAAAGATTGAAACGTGGTTAACGCATCCTTCTTTTAAACAATTAGTCATTCAGGATATAGATACAATTTGTAACGATGATATTCTTATAATGGAAATCAATACGCCGTTTGATTGGGTAAAAGCGAGAAGATTGCTTAAAAAACATAAAGACTTACTTATATTTCCATTGCTCAACCCTTCGATACTGCAAACGTCACCTATTGCAATCGAACTCCAACTGCCATCCTTATTTATCAAGCCAATTACGAAACATTTATTTTATCGGAATATTAAAAAGGCATTGAGCTATTCTTCTAGAAACAAGTTTATATTAGAACAAGAAGACTATCCAATTGAGGAGCTGCTGTTACAAAATATTCTTAAAGAGGAAATATCCGCTGAGAAAATTGAAACGGTTTCCATAAAGGGCATGGTTCCGAATGTCGTCTATTTTATCCAAGGCTTAGTACTTTCGACAACACGAGAGGAGAGAGAGGGCTGGCAGGCTTCAAGTGTCATTCAAAAGGAGATTATGAAAGCATTCTCTATGATTGGACAGGATGTTTATTTTCTCCCTTTTAGAAAGCATTTAGTCTTAGCATTGAGAGTTCCTCCTGGTATTTCCTCCCCGTGTTATTGGGAGGAAGGAGAAAAGATGATTGTTGAGTTAATCGATAAGCTGAAGCATGAATATGGCATTCAATTATATATTGGTGCAGGGTCCATTCATCGGGAGCTATTAGGTTTAAAGAAGTCGTATCAAGAAGCGAGAATGGCTCGAACGAGTCCTCCAAAATATGGGCTGTCCCTTCGTTATTTTGATGAAATTCCAACCAATATATCCGTTCAAGAGAGCATTGATTATATTACTGAACATTACGCGGAAAATTTGTCGATTCAACAAGTAGCGTCTCAAATAAATTTTAGTCCGACATACTTTTGTCGACTGTTTAAAAAAGAAACTGGTCATAGCTTTGTTTCCTATTTAACGTTTGTACGCATTCAAAAAGCTGTATGGTTTTTGCGCAATACAAATCAAACAATTGAACAAATTGCTTTTGAACAGGGATTTAACACACCGAGTTATTTTAGTACGATTTTTAAAAAGGTTGTCGGATTATCTCCGAGTGAATATCGGGCAACAAAAGAGGTTATTTTTATGTGA
- a CDS encoding sodium/solute symporter — protein MIQTLLEPKYLLTILLMGTIVYITYLTKRNASASDFFVGGRSFGWFTNGSAIGGDYLSAATFLGLAGLTFQLGYDGAYYTFCFSIGLTLLAIFVAGPLRRFGAYTVADFLAYRFHSQRARLTAVVVVLAISGFYAAPQLLGAAQILSMFFGTSYEFGIIFTCTLMVFYVGVGGMKGTTLNQALELWIRLAAFVAMTVIAIYIGLHYNQILANISDFKGTIADTAQYTTDGKDVVADGDSWSGTGNYFPTFWQTISMTIGLSLGTIGLPHLLLRFYTNPSAKAARRSALMAIGIASVFFLFAVYLGAVGRAIFIQGEASSQVMSDLITGGNNMVVPSTAQALGGDWLLGLVIAGAFAAIFSNLSGLFIASSGALAHDVYATVLKKNITQKQRVVAGKVAIVILGVLYGALGLLVKDASIGHLVALAFTVAASTFTPIFILGIWWRGMTEKGAIAGLLIGLGVSMYMIFFKDTLPTFLQFNVPGIITVPVGFLSVYIVSKLDRKVPGDVNEFMKKVHSKESEIA, from the coding sequence TTGATCCAAACTTTATTAGAACCAAAATATTTATTAACGATTCTCTTAATGGGGACAATCGTGTATATCACGTACTTAACAAAAAGAAATGCAAGTGCTAGTGATTTCTTCGTTGGAGGCCGAAGCTTTGGATGGTTTACAAACGGTTCAGCCATCGGTGGCGATTATTTAAGTGCAGCGACTTTCCTTGGGCTTGCTGGTTTAACATTCCAGCTAGGATATGACGGAGCCTATTATACATTCTGTTTCTCTATCGGTTTAACATTGCTTGCTATTTTCGTAGCTGGCCCACTACGCCGCTTCGGTGCCTATACGGTAGCTGACTTCCTTGCTTACCGCTTCCATAGTCAACGTGCCCGACTAACAGCCGTTGTCGTCGTCTTAGCGATTTCAGGCTTTTATGCAGCTCCTCAATTACTTGGTGCCGCACAAATCTTAAGTATGTTCTTTGGAACAAGTTATGAATTCGGAATTATTTTTACTTGTACGCTTATGGTGTTCTATGTTGGTGTCGGCGGGATGAAAGGAACAACATTAAACCAAGCACTAGAGCTATGGATTCGCCTTGCAGCCTTCGTTGCGATGACTGTAATAGCTATCTACATCGGACTTCATTATAATCAAATTTTAGCGAACATTAGTGATTTTAAAGGAACTATTGCGGATACCGCTCAATATACAACTGACGGCAAAGATGTTGTAGCTGACGGGGATTCTTGGTCTGGAACAGGTAACTACTTCCCGACGTTCTGGCAAACTATTTCGATGACAATTGGTCTTTCTCTTGGTACGATTGGTCTGCCTCATCTATTGTTACGATTCTATACAAACCCAAGTGCTAAAGCAGCTAGACGTTCGGCCTTAATGGCAATCGGGATTGCCAGCGTATTTTTCTTATTCGCTGTATATCTTGGAGCAGTTGGCCGCGCCATCTTTATCCAAGGAGAAGCTTCCTCACAAGTTATGAGTGACCTGATTACAGGCGGAAACAACATGGTTGTTCCATCTACAGCTCAAGCACTAGGTGGCGATTGGCTGCTAGGACTTGTTATTGCCGGTGCCTTTGCTGCCATCTTCTCAAATCTATCAGGTCTATTCATTGCAAGCTCTGGAGCTCTTGCTCATGATGTATATGCAACGGTTCTAAAGAAAAACATTACTCAAAAACAACGTGTTGTTGCTGGTAAAGTAGCGATTGTTATTCTTGGTGTATTATACGGAGCACTTGGATTACTTGTTAAAGATGCTTCAATTGGTCACCTTGTTGCCCTAGCCTTTACAGTTGCCGCAAGTACCTTTACCCCAATTTTCATCTTAGGAATTTGGTGGCGCGGTATGACGGAAAAAGGAGCAATTGCCGGACTTTTAATCGGACTTGGTGTGTCGATGTACATGATTTTCTTTAAAGACACACTTCCAACATTCTTACAATTCAATGTTCCAGGAATCATCACGGTTCCAGTCGGTTTCCTTTCCGTGTACATTGTGTCTAAACTAGACAGAAAAGTACCAGGTGACGTAAATGAATTTATGAAAAAAGTTCACTCGAAGGAATCTGAAATTGCTTAA
- a CDS encoding alpha/beta hydrolase, protein MWKWEAEGAAKAVIVIIHGAMEHHGRYKWLVQMWRSSGYHVVMGDLPGQGITSRASRGHIDSFDEYLDEVKIWIEAAYEYSLPVFLLGHSMGGLVAIRLLQEEEWDIAGVILSSPCLGLKKQPPKMMKAISPGLNIVFPTYKVDSGLSPDLVTRNPEVRESDLNDSLYVTKISVRWYSELTQSMKDAFEEIPDLQDVPLLLMQGGDDQVVDKKMVRDWFNYTLLSEKQFKEWPNLYHEIFNEPEREDVFNYALGFVETRLKILGYVI, encoded by the coding sequence ATGTGGAAATGGGAGGCAGAGGGTGCTGCAAAAGCAGTAATTGTCATTATTCATGGTGCGATGGAGCATCATGGGCGCTATAAGTGGCTTGTGCAAATGTGGCGATCATCCGGATACCATGTTGTGATGGGGGATCTTCCTGGACAAGGAATAACATCACGTGCTTCTCGAGGTCATATTGATTCCTTCGATGAATATTTAGATGAAGTGAAAATTTGGATTGAAGCTGCTTATGAATACTCATTGCCTGTATTTTTGCTTGGACATAGTATGGGGGGATTAGTAGCAATTCGTCTTCTTCAAGAAGAGGAATGGGATATTGCTGGTGTGATTTTATCTTCACCGTGTTTAGGATTAAAAAAACAACCACCAAAAATGATGAAGGCGATTTCTCCTGGACTAAATATTGTTTTTCCTACATATAAGGTAGACTCTGGGTTGTCACCAGACTTAGTGACGCGGAATCCTGAAGTACGTGAATCCGATTTGAACGATTCATTATATGTTACAAAGATTTCTGTTCGTTGGTACAGTGAGCTTACGCAATCTATGAAAGATGCATTTGAAGAAATTCCTGATTTGCAAGATGTTCCGTTATTACTTATGCAGGGCGGCGATGATCAGGTCGTAGATAAAAAAATGGTTCGTGATTGGTTTAATTATACTTTGCTAAGTGAGAAACAATTTAAAGAATGGCCGAATCTTTATCATGAAATTTTTAATGAACCAGAGCGAGAAGATGTGTTTAACTATGCGCTTGGCTTTGTAGAAACGCGACTAAAAATACTAGGATATGTCATCTAA
- a CDS encoding gamma carbonic anhydrase, whose amino-acid sequence MIYPFKGKTPEIAESAYLAENAVVTGDVKIGEETTIWFNSVIRGDVAPTIIGKKVSIQDNSVLHQSPNNPLIIEDEVTIGHQVILHSCKIRKGALIGMGSIVLDKAEIGEGAFIGAGSLVPQGKVIPPNTLAFGRPAKVVRELNDEDRKDVERIIREYAEKGQLYKHAKRIK is encoded by the coding sequence ATTATTTATCCTTTTAAAGGAAAAACTCCTGAAATTGCTGAAAGTGCTTATCTTGCTGAAAATGCCGTTGTAACTGGAGATGTAAAAATTGGCGAAGAAACAACAATCTGGTTTAACTCCGTCATTCGTGGCGATGTAGCCCCAACGATTATCGGGAAAAAAGTAAGTATCCAAGATAATAGTGTACTTCATCAAAGTCCTAATAACCCGCTGATTATTGAAGATGAGGTAACGATTGGTCATCAAGTTATTCTACATAGCTGTAAAATCCGTAAAGGTGCGCTAATCGGAATGGGCTCCATCGTCCTAGACAAAGCAGAAATTGGTGAAGGTGCCTTTATCGGGGCCGGTAGCCTCGTTCCTCAAGGCAAGGTGATTCCGCCAAATACACTCGCATTTGGTCGTCCAGCAAAAGTCGTGCGCGAGCTGAATGATGAAGATCGTAAAGATGTGGAACGCATTATCCGAGAATACGCTGAAAAAGGACAATTATACAAACACGCAAAGAGAATTAAATAA
- the metK gene encoding methionine adenosyltransferase, whose amino-acid sequence MSKNRRLFTSESVTEGHPDKICDQISDSILDAILEKDKNARVACETSVTTGLVLVAGEITTSAYVDIPRIVRDTIAGIGYTRAKYGFDAETCAVLSSIDEQSADIAAGVNQALEAREGTMTDEEIEAIGAGDQGLMFGFACRETEELMPLPISLAHKLSRRLTEVRKNGTLEYLRPDGKTQVTVEYNENNQPVRVDTIVISTQHDPEATLEQIQADLKEHVIKAVVPTELIDETTKYFINPTGRFVIGGPQGDAGLTGRKIIVDTYGGYARHGGGAFSGKDATKVDRSAAYAARYVAKNIVAAGLADKAEVQLAYAIGVAQPVSIAVDTFGTGTVSEEKLVELVRNNFDLRPAGIIKMLDLRRPIFKQTAAYGHFGRTDVDLPWERTDKAEALKAQA is encoded by the coding sequence ATGTCAAAGAACCGTCGTCTATTTACTTCTGAATCTGTGACAGAGGGTCACCCAGATAAAATTTGCGATCAGATTTCAGATTCAATTCTTGATGCAATTCTAGAAAAAGATAAAAATGCTCGTGTTGCTTGTGAAACAAGTGTAACTACAGGGCTTGTACTTGTTGCAGGTGAGATTACGACATCTGCTTATGTAGATATTCCACGTATTGTTCGGGATACAATTGCTGGAATTGGTTACACTCGTGCGAAATATGGTTTCGATGCCGAAACATGTGCTGTACTAAGTTCAATTGATGAACAATCAGCGGATATTGCTGCGGGAGTAAATCAAGCGCTTGAGGCTCGTGAAGGAACAATGACTGATGAGGAAATCGAAGCAATCGGTGCAGGAGACCAAGGTTTAATGTTTGGTTTTGCTTGCCGAGAAACAGAAGAATTAATGCCGCTTCCTATTTCTTTAGCACATAAACTTTCTCGTCGTTTAACAGAAGTTCGTAAAAACGGCACATTAGAATATTTACGTCCAGATGGGAAAACACAAGTAACTGTAGAATACAATGAAAACAATCAACCAGTTCGCGTGGATACAATTGTTATTTCTACTCAACATGACCCAGAAGCAACGCTTGAACAAATTCAAGCTGACTTAAAAGAACATGTCATTAAAGCAGTTGTACCAACTGAATTAATCGATGAAACAACAAAGTATTTCATTAATCCAACAGGCCGTTTTGTAATCGGTGGACCTCAAGGGGATGCAGGTCTTACAGGTCGTAAAATCATCGTTGATACGTATGGTGGCTACGCTCGCCATGGCGGTGGAGCGTTCTCTGGTAAAGATGCAACGAAAGTGGACCGTTCAGCGGCATATGCAGCTCGTTATGTAGCGAAAAACATTGTAGCTGCTGGTCTTGCTGATAAAGCAGAAGTACAGCTTGCTTATGCAATTGGTGTTGCTCAACCTGTATCAATTGCTGTAGATACATTTGGAACAGGTACAGTAAGCGAAGAGAAATTAGTGGAGCTTGTTCGTAATAATTTCGATCTTCGTCCAGCGGGTATCATTAAAATGCTTGATTTACGTCGTCCTATTTTCAAACAAACAGCTGCTTACGGACATTTTGGCCGTACAGATGTAGATCTGCCATGGGAGCGTACAGATAAAGCGGAAGCGTTAAAAGCACAAGCATAA